The Williamsia sp. DF01-3 genome has a window encoding:
- a CDS encoding acetoacetate decarboxylase family protein — protein MWSVAESAIEPGDVPISSPPPWPAAVRATLWWHRSTEQAKAIGPKGPVLPITIGMVVDYLESPVGPYREILASPVLRRPGGGLGALPRMSVPFIAVDSAASVHGGREHWSLPKVLAEFTGDVLAGSGAGGPDWTVQTQSEGRGPEFPIKGGLGFAQPVDGTLLLAGSKLTGKARYARVTVLSEGPTLSQWLKPGTHHGLQIVSGRMETGPATRLTT, from the coding sequence CAGGAGACGTGCCGATCAGTTCGCCGCCGCCGTGGCCGGCTGCGGTGCGCGCCACCCTGTGGTGGCATCGGAGCACAGAGCAGGCCAAGGCCATCGGCCCGAAGGGCCCTGTCCTCCCGATCACCATCGGCATGGTCGTCGACTATCTCGAGTCGCCCGTGGGCCCGTACCGGGAGATCCTGGCGAGCCCGGTACTGCGACGACCCGGCGGCGGCCTCGGCGCACTGCCGCGAATGTCGGTGCCGTTCATCGCCGTCGACTCCGCGGCCTCGGTCCATGGCGGGCGTGAGCACTGGAGTCTGCCGAAGGTCCTGGCCGAGTTCACGGGCGACGTACTCGCGGGTTCTGGTGCCGGGGGCCCGGACTGGACCGTCCAGACACAATCCGAGGGCCGTGGCCCGGAATTCCCGATCAAGGGCGGTCTCGGATTCGCCCAGCCGGTCGACGGTACCCTGCTGCTGGCCGGGTCCAAGCTCACCGGCAAAGCGCGCTATGCCCGGGTCACCGTGCTCTCCGAGGGCCCGACGTTGTCGCAGTGGCTGAAACCCGGGACCCACCACGGACTCCAGATTGTTTCCGGCCGGATGGAGACAGGCCCTGCGACCCGGCTCACCACCTAG
- a CDS encoding molybdopterin-dependent oxidoreductase, translating into MKINGEDVAATPAAGQCLRTFLRDHGEFGVKKGCDAGDCGACSVLIDGEPHHSCLIPAFRAMDSEITTVTGLGTPENLHPVQQRFVDAAGFQCGFCTAGMVVTASTFDKDQRDDLPNSLKGNLCRCTGYRAIRDAIDGVVGTEKVSPGDAGPSIGRSVSAPAAPRIVTGTEPYTMDGLPDDVGHISVLGSPHAHARILSVDASAAEQMPGVRTVLTYLDDPGVPFSTARHDHRHDDPDDGYIFDTTVRFIGQRVAAVVADSITLARRAAELIVVEYDVLPANFDPAVATDPATPTVHGEKGPDSRIADPARNLVASVDGTVGDIEAGLAQARDNGGAVVSGTWQTARVQHAHLETHGAVAWRDDDGRVVVRSSTQVPFLVRAELCHIFGFSGDNVRVYAARVGGGFGGKQELLTEDVVALALMKTGRPAVYEFTRTEEFTRAPCRHPMRVGVTAAAGADGILTALSVSVLSDAGAYGNHSSGVMFHACNETMVLYRCPNKHVDAQAVYTNNIPSGAFRGYGLGQVAFGIEGAIDELAAQLGIDPFEMRRRNVVVPGDEFVAWEVEEGDLEFGSYGLDQCIDLAEQALIAGRADPIRAGEDVAGRPGWHIGEGMGTAMIATIPPRGHFADVSVTLTDDGTYIAAVGTAEFGNGTTTVHSQIASSALGCSPDQIVIRQADTDEVGYDTGAFGSAGTVVAGKALGLACAQLRGEILAIAARALDTDVAECTLGPQGVQAGAEFIDLAGIVTVHGGPLRATSTQNGTPRSIAFNVHAFRVAVNSATGEVRILQSVQSADAGVVLNPQQCRGQVEGGAAQAIGSALYEEMILDEGQVLTQVLRNYHIPQLADVPETEVYFADTYDSIGPLGAKSMSEAPYNPVAPALESAIRNAVGVRVYELPMNPSRVWRAISNGQPHQPGS; encoded by the coding sequence GTGAAGATCAATGGTGAAGACGTGGCCGCCACGCCCGCGGCCGGGCAATGTCTACGAACGTTTCTGCGTGACCATGGCGAGTTCGGGGTCAAGAAGGGTTGCGACGCAGGCGATTGCGGTGCCTGCTCGGTACTGATCGACGGCGAGCCGCACCATTCGTGTCTCATCCCGGCGTTCCGGGCGATGGACTCCGAGATCACCACGGTCACCGGGCTCGGAACGCCAGAGAACCTGCATCCTGTGCAACAACGGTTCGTCGACGCCGCCGGCTTCCAGTGCGGTTTCTGCACCGCCGGAATGGTTGTCACCGCAAGCACTTTCGACAAAGATCAGCGAGACGACCTGCCGAACAGCCTCAAGGGCAACCTGTGCCGGTGCACCGGATACCGCGCGATCCGCGACGCCATCGACGGCGTGGTCGGCACCGAGAAGGTGTCGCCGGGAGATGCCGGTCCATCGATCGGTCGCTCGGTGTCGGCTCCGGCCGCACCACGCATCGTCACCGGGACCGAGCCGTACACGATGGATGGATTGCCCGACGACGTCGGCCACATCTCGGTGCTCGGGAGTCCACATGCGCACGCCCGCATCCTGTCCGTCGATGCCTCGGCGGCCGAGCAGATGCCCGGAGTACGAACAGTTCTGACGTACCTCGACGATCCGGGGGTGCCGTTCTCGACCGCGCGCCACGACCATCGTCACGACGACCCCGACGACGGATACATCTTCGACACCACGGTGCGTTTCATCGGGCAGCGGGTGGCTGCAGTGGTCGCCGACTCGATCACCCTCGCCCGTCGCGCCGCCGAACTCATCGTGGTCGAGTACGACGTGCTGCCCGCCAACTTCGATCCGGCGGTGGCCACCGATCCCGCGACACCGACGGTGCACGGTGAGAAGGGGCCCGATTCCCGGATTGCGGACCCGGCCCGCAATCTCGTCGCCTCCGTCGACGGCACGGTGGGCGACATCGAGGCCGGTCTCGCGCAGGCTCGTGACAACGGGGGCGCTGTGGTCTCGGGAACGTGGCAGACGGCCCGCGTCCAGCACGCCCACCTCGAAACCCATGGCGCAGTCGCCTGGCGAGACGATGACGGCCGGGTGGTGGTGCGGTCCAGCACACAGGTCCCCTTCCTGGTTCGGGCCGAGCTGTGTCACATCTTCGGATTCAGCGGCGACAACGTCCGTGTGTACGCCGCTCGGGTGGGTGGCGGTTTCGGGGGCAAGCAAGAACTGCTCACCGAAGACGTGGTGGCGCTCGCGCTCATGAAGACGGGGCGCCCCGCGGTATACGAGTTCACGCGCACCGAGGAGTTCACCCGGGCCCCGTGCCGCCATCCGATGCGTGTGGGGGTGACGGCGGCGGCGGGCGCCGACGGAATCCTCACCGCGCTCTCGGTGTCGGTACTGTCCGACGCCGGCGCCTACGGAAACCACAGCAGCGGGGTGATGTTCCACGCCTGCAACGAGACCATGGTGCTCTACCGCTGCCCCAACAAGCACGTCGACGCACAAGCTGTGTACACCAACAACATTCCGTCGGGCGCTTTCCGCGGTTACGGACTGGGCCAGGTCGCGTTCGGCATCGAAGGCGCGATCGACGAACTCGCGGCACAGCTCGGCATCGACCCATTCGAGATGCGCCGTCGTAACGTGGTCGTACCCGGAGACGAGTTCGTCGCCTGGGAGGTCGAAGAGGGCGACCTCGAGTTCGGAAGCTACGGACTCGACCAGTGCATCGATTTGGCCGAGCAAGCGCTGATCGCCGGGCGTGCCGACCCTATCCGGGCCGGCGAGGACGTCGCAGGCCGGCCCGGGTGGCACATCGGCGAAGGTATGGGAACGGCGATGATCGCCACCATTCCGCCGCGTGGGCATTTCGCCGATGTCTCGGTCACGCTGACCGACGACGGCACGTACATCGCCGCGGTCGGCACCGCAGAGTTCGGAAACGGAACCACCACCGTTCACAGCCAGATCGCCTCGTCGGCGCTGGGGTGTTCACCGGACCAGATAGTGATCAGGCAGGCCGACACCGATGAGGTCGGCTACGACACCGGCGCCTTCGGCTCAGCCGGTACGGTGGTCGCCGGCAAAGCACTCGGCCTCGCGTGCGCTCAGCTGCGCGGCGAGATCCTCGCCATTGCAGCGCGTGCACTCGACACCGATGTCGCCGAGTGCACGCTCGGACCGCAAGGTGTGCAGGCGGGCGCGGAGTTCATCGACCTCGCCGGGATCGTCACCGTCCACGGAGGGCCACTGCGCGCCACGAGCACTCAGAACGGCACCCCGCGCTCGATCGCCTTCAACGTCCATGCGTTTCGTGTCGCGGTCAATTCCGCCACTGGCGAGGTGCGCATCCTGCAGTCGGTGCAGTCCGCAGACGCCGGAGTGGTGCTCAACCCGCAGCAGTGCCGGGGCCAGGTCGAAGGCGGTGCGGCACAGGCGATCGGCAGCGCCCTGTACGAGGAGATGATCCTCGACGAGGGCCAGGTACTCACCCAGGTGTTGCGCAACTACCACATCCCGCAACTCGCCGATGTGCCGGAGACCGAGGTGTACTTCGCCGACACCTACGATTCGATCGGCCCTCTCGGCGCCAAGTCGATGAGCGAGGCGCCCTACAACCCGGTGGCTCCCGCCCTCGAGAGTGCGATTCGCAACGCGGTGGGCGTCCGGGTGTACGAATTGCCGATGAACCCGTCACGGGTGTGGCGGGCCATCAGCAACGGTCAGCCACACCAACCCGGGTCATGA
- a CDS encoding 8-oxoguanine deaminase, producing the protein MTTVVENAYVITMDAERREIASGSVVFDGNRITDVLDGKVDPAIAEGAEIVDGRGCILTPGLINTHHHLYQWLTRGLAADHTLFEWLTTLYPVWAGIDEKAVNVAATGALGWLALSGCTTSTDHHYVFPKEGGDMLAAEIIAAQTVGVRFHPTRGSMDLSEKDGGLPPDSVVETIDQIMSASADAIDRWHDPGPDAMVKIALAPCSPFSVTADLLRTSAELARERRVRLHTHLAETEDESAYTAERFGCTPIEYMETVGWLGTDVWFAHGVHFDDHAITTLATSGSSVAHCPSSNGRLGAGTARARDLLAAGVPVGLGVDGAASNESSRILEEAHQAVLMARATGGPTALTTRQALEMATLGGARALGCQDSIGSIESGKLADMVLWRRDGLGHAGIADPVAALVLGAVPPVERLWVNGKTVVRAGELTTIDAEATAAEVAAAHDVLIAKAG; encoded by the coding sequence ATGACCACCGTCGTGGAGAACGCCTACGTCATCACCATGGACGCAGAGCGCCGTGAGATCGCCTCCGGGTCCGTTGTATTCGACGGCAACCGGATCACGGATGTCCTCGACGGCAAGGTGGATCCCGCGATCGCGGAGGGAGCCGAGATCGTCGACGGACGCGGCTGCATCCTCACCCCGGGCCTGATCAACACCCATCACCACCTCTATCAATGGCTGACACGTGGCCTGGCCGCTGATCACACCCTGTTCGAGTGGCTCACCACGCTGTATCCCGTGTGGGCGGGCATCGACGAGAAGGCCGTGAACGTGGCCGCAACCGGCGCACTCGGTTGGCTGGCACTGTCGGGGTGCACCACCAGCACCGACCACCACTACGTCTTCCCGAAAGAGGGTGGCGACATGTTGGCGGCCGAGATCATCGCGGCGCAGACGGTCGGCGTGCGTTTTCACCCCACGCGCGGCTCGATGGACCTGAGCGAGAAGGACGGTGGGCTGCCCCCGGACAGCGTGGTCGAGACCATCGACCAGATCATGTCCGCCAGCGCAGATGCGATCGACCGCTGGCACGACCCGGGTCCCGATGCGATGGTGAAGATCGCTCTTGCACCGTGTTCACCGTTCTCGGTGACTGCCGACCTGCTCCGTACCTCTGCCGAACTCGCCAGAGAGAGGCGAGTACGTCTGCACACACATCTGGCCGAGACGGAGGACGAGTCCGCCTATACCGCAGAGCGTTTCGGATGCACACCGATCGAATACATGGAAACGGTCGGCTGGCTGGGCACTGATGTCTGGTTTGCACACGGGGTCCACTTCGACGACCACGCGATCACGACTTTGGCCACCTCCGGGAGTTCGGTGGCCCATTGCCCATCGTCCAACGGCCGCCTCGGTGCCGGAACCGCCCGCGCCCGTGACCTTTTGGCGGCGGGTGTCCCGGTCGGCCTGGGTGTGGACGGAGCGGCCTCGAACGAATCCAGCCGCATTCTCGAAGAAGCGCATCAGGCGGTGTTGATGGCGCGTGCCACCGGCGGACCGACGGCGCTCACCACTCGACAGGCACTCGAGATGGCCACGCTGGGCGGCGCGCGTGCACTGGGTTGCCAGGACAGTATCGGCTCCATCGAATCCGGCAAGCTCGCCGACATGGTGCTGTGGCGACGGGACGGCCTGGGGCACGCCGGTATCGCAGACCCTGTCGCCGCCCTCGTTCTCGGCGCGGTTCCCCCGGTGGAACGTCTGTGGGTGAACGGGAAGACCGTTGTCCGGGCGGGAGAATTGACCACCATCGATGCCGAGGCAACCGCCGCCGAGGTGGCGGCCGCGCACGACGTCCTGATCGCGAAGGCCGGCTGA